A single window of Phyllostomus discolor isolate MPI-MPIP mPhyDis1 chromosome 13, mPhyDis1.pri.v3, whole genome shotgun sequence DNA harbors:
- the RHBDD3 gene encoding rhomboid domain-containing protein 3: protein MYDRSPPGLLSPALPLASSVLMLLMSCLWLVGAGPSLALAPELLLDPWQAHRLLTHAVGHTALPSLLLSLLLLPTLGWWQECHLGTLRFLHASILLALAAGLMAVLLAGLGVSSAAGGCGYMPVHLAMLAGQGYHPRWPHGALPPWLSPWLLLILTPLLTSEPPFLHLLCGLLAGLAYAAGAFQWLELSERRLQVLQEGFLCRVLAECWPLRLLPTPGSVAELPFTLPGVRLSTPGPPHMASSRLWSHSEDSALFPPGLGPMQPAWDGSSEAGLAWTGPSFPTGTPLWAALDEQMLQEGIQASLLEGQAQVPKSSLWLPKSSVSSLRLQQLERMGFPTEQAVVALAATGRVEGAVSLLVGGEVGAEALVTEGRGGPTYPEGPGPP from the exons ATGTATGACAGAAGCCCCCCTGGCTTACTGTCCCCAGCACTGCCTCTTGCCTCCTCAGTCCTGATGCTGCTAATGAGCTGTCTGTGGCTGGTGGGGGCTGGCCCCAGCCTTGCCCTGGCTCCGGAGCTGCTGCTGGACCCCTGGCAGG cacACAGGCTGCTGACCCATGCTGTGGGCCACACGGCCCTACCCAGCCTGCTGTTGAGTCTGTTGCTCCTGCCCACGCTGGGCTGGTGGCAAGAGTGCCACCTGGGCACGCTGCGGTTCCTGCATGCCTCCATCCTGCTCGCCCTGGCTGCTGGGCTAATGGCTGTGCTGCTGGCAGGCCTTGGGGTGTCCAGTGCAGCTGGTGGCTGCGGGTACATGCCTGTCCATCTGGCCATGCTGGCAGGGCAGGGTTACCACCCTAGATGGCCCCATGGGGCACTGCCGCCATGGCTGTCACCATGGCTACTGCTCATCCTGACACCACTGCTCACCTCTGAGCCACCCTTCCTGCATCTCCTCTGTGGTCTCCTTGCTGGCCTGGCCT aCGCAGCTGGGGCCTTCCAGTGGCTGGAGCTCTCCGAGCGGCGGCTGCAGGTGCTGCAGGAGGGCTTCTTGTGCAGGGTCTTGGCGGAGTGCTGGCCGCTCAggctccttcccaccccaggcAGCGTGGCTGAGCTGCCTTTCACCCTTCCTGGAGTGAG GCTTTccacccctgggcctcctcacaTGGCCTCCTCTAGGCTTTGGTCCCACAGCGAAGACTCAGCCTTGTTTCCGCCAGGCCTGGGGCCTATGCAGCCGGCGTGGGACGGCTCCTCAGAGGCCGGCCTGGCCTGGACTGGGCCCAGCTTCCCCACAGGGACCCCGCTGTGGGCAGCCCTAGATGAGCAGATGCTGCAGGAAGGGATCCAGGCCTCGCTCCTTGAGGGGCAAGCCCAGGTTCCCAAGAGCTCACTGTGGCTGCCTAAGTCTTCTGTCTCCTCTCTACG GCTGCAGCAGCTGGAGCGCATGGGCTTCCCCACAGAGCAGGCAGTGGTGGCGCTAGCAGCCACAGGGCGCGTTGAGGGTGCCGTGTCACTGCTCGTCGGCGGGGAGGTGGGCGCTGAGGCCCTGGTGAccgaggggaggggtgggcccaCTTACCCTGAGGGTCCTGGGCCCCCCTAG